One window of the Synechococcus sp. CC9311 genome contains the following:
- a CDS encoding oxaloacetate decarboxylase, whose translation MPQRAGSAEQLHTLLEQDTCHLMPCCFDALSARLVEQAGCALTFMSGFSVAAARAGLPDTGLLTVTEMLDQGRSICDAVSIPVIGDGDTGHGNAANVQRTMHQFAKAGFAGIMLEDQVAPKRCGHTGVKAVVDRESAIARIQAAVDARNQGADLVIVARTDARSALATSHGDEAALEEALWRLKTFAELGADVLFLEAPRNEQEMLRFCDEVSGKRMANMLEGGITPLLSTERLGAMGFALAAYPLTLLSSAAFAMRQALVDLQSGKTPEQMLSFEEMKTLVGFDCYLERADPA comes from the coding sequence GTGCCCCAAAGAGCAGGATCAGCTGAGCAGCTCCACACCTTGCTGGAGCAGGACACCTGCCATCTGATGCCCTGCTGTTTTGATGCCTTGTCAGCACGGCTGGTGGAGCAGGCCGGTTGTGCGCTCACTTTCATGAGTGGCTTCTCCGTGGCGGCAGCCCGCGCCGGCCTGCCGGACACGGGCCTGCTCACGGTGACGGAGATGCTCGATCAGGGTCGCTCGATCTGCGATGCCGTATCGATTCCGGTGATCGGTGATGGCGACACCGGCCACGGCAATGCCGCCAATGTGCAGCGCACGATGCACCAGTTTGCAAAAGCGGGCTTTGCCGGAATCATGCTGGAAGATCAGGTGGCTCCCAAGCGCTGCGGCCACACCGGAGTGAAAGCTGTCGTCGATCGAGAGTCGGCGATCGCCAGGATTCAGGCAGCCGTTGATGCCCGCAACCAGGGCGCCGATCTGGTGATCGTGGCGCGCACCGATGCGCGATCGGCGCTGGCAACCAGCCACGGTGATGAGGCCGCCCTGGAGGAAGCGCTCTGGCGCTTGAAGACCTTTGCTGAGCTTGGTGCAGATGTGCTGTTTCTAGAGGCACCCCGGAACGAGCAGGAAATGCTCAGATTCTGCGACGAAGTATCAGGGAAACGCATGGCGAACATGCTGGAAGGAGGCATCACACCGTTGTTGTCGACCGAGCGTCTGGGGGCAATGGGCTTTGCACTGGCGGCCTACCCACTCACCCTGCTCTCATCGGCCGCCTTCGCGATGCGGCAGGCACTGGTTGATCTCCAATCAGGCAAAACTCCCGAGCAGATGCTCAGCTTTGAGGAGATGAAAACACTGGTGGGGTTTGACTGCTACCTGGAGAGAGCTGATCCAGCCTGA
- a CDS encoding Asp-tRNA(Asn)/Glu-tRNA(Gln) amidotransferase GatCAB subunit A, whose amino-acid sequence MSKGEELTTLTLQDASEQLRSKRLSPVDLTHACLSRIERLNPLLNAFITVSAESALASARTAEAEIQRGHWRGPLHGIPIALKDLFDTADVRTTAASALFKDRVPKEDAEVVKKLKDAGAVLLGKTNMQEFAYGATSAGSYFGAVRNPWDATRISGGSSGGSAVAVAAGLCFAALGSDTAASIRQPAAYCGIVGLKPTYGLVSARGVIPLSWTFDHVGPLARTVTDSALLLQAIAGNDHADIGGRSMPIPDYGAALLDKASPLRVGVARAFFFEDLDPEIDQAVTEALRVLKRLAASLSDVVLPGTAQALLDLRATVRAGEAYAYHEAFVQKSPELYQPETLRRLRADAAVNTASYVRGRQEVELIRRTSGEAFKSVDVIVTPTTPIPPPLLAEVGKDVETSMTLGTRTIRNTAPFNLLGWPTISVQCGFTSAGLPIGLQISGPSGADTSVLKLARAYEQVTDWHKRRAPV is encoded by the coding sequence ATGAGTAAGGGAGAAGAACTAACCACACTGACGCTGCAAGACGCTTCGGAGCAGCTTCGGAGTAAACGTCTCTCACCTGTCGACCTAACGCACGCATGTCTCAGCAGGATCGAAAGATTGAATCCCTTGCTGAATGCGTTCATCACCGTATCCGCCGAGTCCGCCTTGGCAAGCGCACGAACCGCTGAAGCGGAAATTCAGCGAGGCCACTGGCGCGGACCGCTCCACGGAATTCCTATCGCATTGAAAGACTTGTTCGACACCGCCGATGTGCGAACGACCGCGGCAAGTGCGCTCTTCAAGGATCGGGTTCCTAAGGAGGACGCAGAGGTCGTGAAGAAATTGAAGGATGCCGGTGCCGTGCTCCTGGGCAAGACGAACATGCAAGAGTTCGCGTACGGCGCCACATCCGCTGGGAGCTACTTCGGCGCTGTCCGGAACCCGTGGGACGCCACCCGAATTTCAGGGGGATCATCTGGCGGGTCGGCCGTCGCTGTCGCTGCTGGCCTGTGTTTTGCAGCGCTTGGATCCGATACCGCGGCTTCGATCAGGCAACCGGCAGCCTATTGCGGGATCGTCGGGTTGAAACCGACCTATGGCCTTGTGAGCGCGCGTGGGGTGATTCCGTTGTCCTGGACCTTCGATCACGTCGGCCCGCTCGCTCGCACTGTCACCGATTCGGCCCTGCTGCTCCAAGCCATAGCCGGAAACGATCATGCCGATATCGGCGGCCGGTCGATGCCGATTCCTGACTACGGTGCCGCCCTTCTCGACAAGGCGTCGCCTCTTCGCGTCGGCGTTGCTCGAGCGTTCTTCTTTGAGGACCTCGATCCTGAGATCGACCAGGCGGTCACCGAGGCGCTTCGGGTGCTCAAGCGGCTCGCGGCGAGCCTCAGTGATGTGGTGTTGCCGGGAACCGCACAAGCCTTGCTCGACCTGCGGGCAACGGTGAGAGCCGGGGAGGCGTACGCGTACCACGAGGCGTTTGTCCAGAAGAGCCCTGAGCTTTACCAGCCTGAGACCTTGAGGCGGTTACGCGCTGATGCCGCGGTGAACACTGCTTCGTACGTCCGCGGACGGCAGGAAGTGGAGCTTATCCGTCGAACCTCTGGCGAGGCGTTCAAGTCAGTCGATGTGATTGTCACACCGACCACACCTATTCCGCCTCCTCTGCTGGCCGAGGTCGGCAAGGATGTCGAGACGTCGATGACTCTCGGAACCCGAACCATACGAAATACCGCACCCTTCAATCTCCTGGGGTGGCCGACCATATCTGTGCAGTGCGGCTTCACGAGCGCGGGGCTCCCCATCGGCTTGCAGATCTCCGGGCCGAGTGGGGCGGACACAAGCGTCTTGAAGCTCGCACGTGCGTATGAGCAAGTCACCGACTGGCACAAGCGACGTGCTCCGGTGTAG
- a CDS encoding antibiotic biosynthesis monooxygenase: protein MYVTCVHVRVKPERIEEFRQASILNHKQSIQESGNQRFDILQSKDDSSLFLLYEAYESEAAAAAHKSTAHYLKWRETVADWMAEPRKGVPYESVAP from the coding sequence ATGTACGTCACCTGCGTTCACGTCCGCGTGAAACCCGAACGGATCGAGGAGTTTCGTCAGGCCTCCATCCTGAATCACAAGCAATCCATCCAGGAATCTGGCAATCAACGCTTTGACATCCTCCAAAGCAAAGACGACTCCAGTCTTTTTTTGCTGTACGAGGCGTACGAATCCGAGGCCGCAGCTGCAGCCCACAAGAGCACAGCGCATTACCTCAAGTGGAGGGAAACCGTCGCGGATTGGATGGCTGAACCGCGGAAGGGGGTTCCCTACGAATCCGTTGCACCATGA
- a CDS encoding peroxidase, translating into MTLIFDRLDIQGNILLPYGRSSYPVARHFIFNVRDQDEARKFLSWIQPQITTAQFFPSKRSDQMQIPADQLRKDIPEVLLNIAFTASGLNALGVPNSVLRQFPDAFLDGMWERAEMLNDNRLDWNNAWKDSEHDKITHIMISLRVAFNSCLKEVCLRSGDSFSKSDYHSQETFKLARSMMIENLDQVSRHLLEQAERHSLVALTGHSSADPESKWLECESLCHSRLQDLAIAGISEDQYLADLDNQKKRRHVASSADLTDLRYSEYEHFGFFDGIGDPVFNGQYPASFQAEMAQGQGHLSCGQWRPIAPGEFLLGYPNEAQETTCHPMPYTFSRNGTFMAVRKLEQNVTAFHNALLNQTPLMEHWLDQVECSTSSKQPSTTYQFTKALKILRAKLVGRWDDGTPLVHAPTYELWLSFRERLLTLAGEARKGGPAAKEAWKQFKTKFTRFTFESDDTKGRRCPFASHIRRSNPRDSGDPSVRNDSDPSETSQASSLLVNRRRILRRGMTYGPPSELKHENPIDHDQSTPADSERGTFFVAICADLARQFEFMQQQWLNYGSDFNLGNDICPIAGALHPSDVSDRNSTKVMISSERPDGSCSLPFVARTSPQPVVCRGGAYFFVPSLSAIRLLAENRF; encoded by the coding sequence ATGACACTAATTTTTGATCGTCTTGATATCCAGGGAAATATCTTGCTCCCCTATGGTCGATCTTCCTACCCTGTTGCACGTCACTTCATTTTTAATGTTCGTGATCAAGACGAAGCTCGAAAATTTCTGAGTTGGATTCAGCCTCAAATCACGACAGCTCAATTTTTCCCGTCAAAGCGATCTGATCAAATGCAGATTCCTGCGGATCAGCTGAGAAAGGATATTCCAGAGGTTCTGCTTAATATTGCTTTTACTGCATCTGGCCTTAATGCTCTAGGAGTTCCCAATTCAGTGCTTCGTCAATTCCCAGATGCTTTCTTAGATGGAATGTGGGAAAGAGCTGAAATGTTGAATGATAATCGACTCGATTGGAATAACGCCTGGAAAGATAGTGAGCACGATAAAATTACTCATATAATGATCAGCTTGCGTGTTGCATTTAATTCTTGTTTGAAAGAGGTCTGTCTGCGTAGTGGTGATTCCTTCTCGAAGTCTGATTATCACTCTCAAGAGACTTTTAAGTTAGCCCGATCCATGATGATTGAAAATCTGGATCAAGTGTCCAGGCACTTACTGGAACAGGCTGAACGGCACAGTTTGGTTGCTTTGACAGGACACTCCAGTGCTGATCCTGAATCGAAATGGCTTGAGTGTGAATCATTGTGCCACTCGCGACTCCAGGATCTTGCAATTGCCGGCATCAGTGAAGATCAGTATTTAGCTGATTTAGATAACCAAAAGAAGCGCCGGCATGTTGCATCATCAGCAGATCTTACAGATTTGCGATATAGCGAATATGAACACTTTGGATTCTTTGATGGAATTGGAGATCCTGTTTTTAATGGTCAATACCCAGCTTCTTTTCAAGCTGAGATGGCACAAGGGCAAGGTCATCTTTCTTGTGGTCAGTGGAGACCAATCGCCCCAGGAGAATTCCTCTTGGGTTATCCCAATGAAGCTCAGGAAACCACGTGCCATCCAATGCCCTATACCTTCAGCAGAAATGGAACATTCATGGCTGTTCGTAAATTAGAGCAGAATGTCACCGCGTTTCATAACGCCTTGCTGAATCAGACTCCATTGATGGAGCATTGGCTTGATCAGGTTGAATGCTCTACATCTTCTAAGCAGCCTTCCACTACTTATCAATTCACCAAAGCGTTAAAAATTCTTCGTGCGAAACTTGTTGGGCGTTGGGATGATGGCACGCCTTTAGTGCATGCTCCAACGTATGAACTATGGCTGAGCTTTCGAGAACGTCTTCTGACATTGGCAGGCGAGGCTAGAAAGGGTGGACCTGCTGCAAAAGAAGCTTGGAAACAATTCAAAACTAAATTTACTCGCTTTACCTTTGAGTCTGATGATACAAAAGGCAGAAGGTGCCCATTTGCCTCACATATACGTCGGAGTAATCCTCGAGATAGTGGTGATCCTTCAGTGCGCAATGATTCTGATCCGTCAGAAACATCTCAAGCAAGCTCTCTGCTTGTGAATCGACGACGGATATTAAGGCGTGGTATGACCTATGGACCACCTTCGGAGCTGAAGCACGAGAATCCCATTGATCATGATCAATCCACTCCAGCTGATTCAGAACGAGGTACTTTTTTTGTCGCTATTTGTGCAGATCTTGCAAGACAGTTTGAGTTTATGCAGCAGCAGTGGTTGAACTATGGATCTGATTTCAATTTAGGTAATGACATCTGTCCTATCGCTGGAGCACTCCATCCTTCTGATGTGAGTGACAGGAATAGTACAAAAGTGATGATCTCGTCTGAACGGCCAGATGGTTCATGCTCGCTTCCTTTTGTTGCCAGAACTTCACCACAGCCAGTTGTGTGTAGAGGTGGAGCTTATTTCTTTGTACCGAGCCTTTCAGCGATCCGCTTGTTAGCTGAGAACCGTTTCTGA
- a CDS encoding lysozyme inhibitor LprI family protein, translated as MIQIALWMKVLLSLFEPFGAPEASAKSFAPSFDCSRAHYPDEITICSDRKLSELDQIVSRGYSQIKGERRSIAQDFLLSSLRARHACGSNKLCILDTQTQVIDGLSEFGAHVSNPPWIGAFRLSLIENGKTPMVSGVPERVGTCSRTKIKAIGTRFHDRPMVIPPKDYTQDEGTTIQYANGGVQVSYEFNSDVAASRIGDQVVFCLVSIPQNCPPGDDRGKVYSATNLRNQRSWIMPATQHSCGGA; from the coding sequence ATGATTCAAATCGCACTTTGGATGAAAGTCTTGCTAAGCCTATTTGAACCTTTTGGTGCACCGGAAGCTAGCGCTAAGAGCTTTGCGCCAAGCTTTGATTGTAGCCGTGCACATTATCCAGATGAAATCACAATTTGCAGTGACCGCAAGTTGTCTGAGCTTGATCAAATAGTCTCGCGCGGTTATAGCCAAATCAAGGGAGAAAGGCGATCCATCGCGCAAGATTTTCTTTTATCGTCCTTGCGTGCTCGCCATGCTTGCGGGAGTAATAAGCTCTGCATTCTTGACACTCAGACTCAGGTTATTGACGGACTTAGTGAGTTTGGAGCACATGTTTCTAATCCGCCATGGATTGGTGCGTTCAGGCTTTCTCTTATCGAAAACGGTAAGACACCCATGGTGAGTGGCGTGCCTGAGAGAGTCGGGACTTGCTCTCGAACCAAGATCAAAGCAATCGGTACACGGTTTCATGACCGACCGATGGTCATCCCGCCTAAGGATTACACGCAAGACGAAGGAACAACCATTCAATATGCCAATGGAGGCGTTCAAGTCTCATATGAATTTAACTCCGATGTGGCGGCATCACGAATTGGTGATCAAGTTGTTTTCTGCCTGGTATCTATTCCCCAAAATTGCCCGCCTGGTGATGATCGCGGCAAGGTCTACTCAGCAACAAATCTCCGTAATCAAAGGTCTTGGATCATGCCAGCAACCCAGCACTCGTGCGGGGGGGCGTAA
- a CDS encoding cytochrome P450, protein MASYPIHSLAFVLVPSFTILFLTISEDLSSFVDVALGSVGKWIELSGQRTEPFLDALLSHYEFVLFAAVLLYFFVRSLRMLFLYSLQLIEFVVRVLRFVGDLLSELFWVNPRFRINREFSYRSDTSFTLVSIFARFVKEVLLLPIDWIRSLGINGVFGPDPLTESKHYRKTAFYPSLLQRLLVIKNKHITVYFFLSMMRLFVHRFTLPAWFPGVNIKENSHGDEFPVMRQLHLLKRHDVEEVLERSEDFRVVYGPRMCDVTQNGHSSGNFLLGMQSTSPTYIRDISNMRLIFRRDDVHRCRRIAADASVDSFLAFESRVDVLRDLDGSKVLSLPKDLVLPVIKSFIEQYFGVRLPLQAENADGTTEIDFNFVWFSHLFNYIFYDLNGDDSREAALASAVLLNQDLDRQIAAVKQQSSKHLEPANTVLARCLRLQESGTPGMDDLAIRINLTGFLVGAVLPLINTICQVIDELISRPRILEQAVSTATSATEGGQSFLNPLQGFVLEALRFSPGDPVIYRHCKTRTELVSASCRSSVSANTLVMAWNSSAMFDPKYVDQPWQFNPTRPPRDYLHFGHMYHVCAGKYIVMSVIPAIVQELLSRYELFRIPGARGYPVKHGIMVSGFDVLVRPRGSAD, encoded by the coding sequence ATGGCTAGTTATCCGATTCACTCTCTTGCTTTCGTGTTGGTGCCATCTTTCACCATTCTTTTCCTCACGATCTCAGAGGATCTGTCCTCATTTGTAGATGTCGCTTTGGGGAGTGTTGGAAAATGGATTGAGTTATCTGGTCAACGAACCGAACCTTTTCTTGATGCATTGTTGTCGCATTATGAGTTTGTTTTGTTTGCGGCGGTACTTCTCTATTTTTTCGTGCGTTCGTTGCGCATGCTGTTTTTGTATAGTCTGCAGTTGATCGAATTTGTTGTACGCGTGCTTCGCTTCGTAGGCGATTTGCTGTCTGAGTTGTTTTGGGTAAATCCCCGTTTTCGTATCAATCGTGAATTCAGCTATCGTTCCGATACGAGCTTTACCCTGGTTTCTATTTTTGCTCGTTTTGTCAAGGAAGTCTTGTTGCTCCCTATTGATTGGATTCGCTCACTAGGCATTAACGGTGTTTTTGGCCCGGATCCACTTACTGAAAGTAAACACTACAGAAAAACAGCATTTTATCCTTCTCTGCTGCAGCGGTTGTTGGTCATAAAAAATAAGCACATCACGGTTTATTTTTTCTTATCGATGATGCGTCTATTTGTACATCGCTTTACTCTGCCCGCATGGTTTCCAGGCGTCAACATCAAGGAAAACAGTCATGGTGATGAGTTTCCTGTCATGCGACAACTTCATCTCTTGAAGCGACACGATGTGGAAGAAGTGTTGGAACGTTCCGAGGATTTTCGCGTTGTTTATGGACCGAGAATGTGTGATGTCACGCAGAACGGTCATTCATCTGGAAATTTTCTTCTTGGCATGCAATCCACATCACCAACCTATATCCGTGATATTTCTAATATGAGATTAATTTTTCGTCGCGATGATGTGCATCGATGTCGCAGGATTGCTGCCGATGCATCTGTTGATAGTTTTCTTGCATTCGAATCGCGAGTCGATGTTCTTCGCGATCTCGATGGCTCGAAGGTTTTGAGTTTGCCAAAAGATCTTGTTCTACCTGTTATTAAATCATTTATTGAACAATATTTCGGTGTACGTCTTCCGCTTCAGGCTGAGAATGCCGACGGAACAACCGAGATCGATTTCAACTTTGTTTGGTTCTCACATCTCTTCAACTATATTTTTTACGACCTTAATGGTGACGATAGTCGTGAGGCTGCCTTGGCTTCTGCAGTCTTGCTGAATCAGGATCTTGATCGTCAGATCGCTGCTGTAAAGCAACAATCCAGTAAACACTTAGAGCCTGCCAATACCGTGCTTGCTCGGTGCCTCAGGCTCCAAGAGTCCGGTACCCCAGGCATGGATGATCTTGCAATTCGGATCAACCTGACGGGATTTCTTGTTGGAGCAGTCCTGCCCTTGATCAATACGATATGCCAGGTCATTGACGAGTTGATCTCTCGTCCTCGCATTCTTGAACAAGCTGTAAGCACTGCTACGTCTGCGACGGAGGGGGGGCAATCGTTTTTGAATCCGTTACAAGGATTTGTGTTGGAGGCACTTCGATTTTCCCCAGGTGATCCTGTGATTTATCGTCACTGCAAGACGCGAACTGAGTTGGTGAGTGCTTCTTGCCGCTCATCGGTCTCAGCAAATACTCTGGTGATGGCCTGGAATTCTTCTGCGATGTTTGATCCAAAATATGTGGATCAACCGTGGCAATTCAATCCAACTAGGCCACCCAGAGATTACTTGCACTTTGGCCATATGTATCATGTTTGTGCTGGTAAATACATTGTTATGTCAGTCATACCGGCTATTGTTCAGGAACTTCTCTCTCGTTATGAGTTGTTTAGGATCCCTGGTGCGCGTGGATATCCCGTAAAACATGGAATCATGGTTTCGGGATTTGATGTGCTTGTCCGCCCCCGTGGCTCTGCTGATTAA
- a CDS encoding bifunctional diguanylate cyclase/phosphodiesterase yields the protein MTYSERPKNHLSTDRLPIRSDVVDLLRRAGVEFFRFPLSPEGEAMQEYFKSDDYIHCQFTSPEILESGSALFLLQSFLQDVHPDDREYMSSVAQRLLESDGFGNDITSRPFRGVSPEGRWSWYEVRMTVTRQKDLLICEGLMVNVDVQQKSSLSLQSSLLCDQLTGLGNLKSAYALLKDIISTGLPVSLVWLDLKGFGRLNTYLGRAKGDEILRATADVLKDWLQDGDYLIRPDSDEFLIILNGRDSKAAHSAALHLVEHLPSLLELHVDGFYGLGFHAGISSFPDHGDNEDSILSNAASALDQARRINSVSEPIVIFGDDITTRTAELLNLELSLRQAVVNDEFRLVFQPQWNVSGQIVGAEALLRWDSARLGPVSPGVFIPLAEQTGQIHLIGEWVIEAACRALSSFHRGVDKIPPLSINISASQLSSRQYDLVETLLVNLQRFRVSPKSIHVEITESGFLDDLAIRRLNGLHEAGICLHIDDFGTGFASLSSLLSLPIYSLKLDQSFVAQLHSFDSSNLESVPSFAILKASLALSSSIGAEAIVEGVEDFRQFDALRRMGYQFFQGYYFSRPLEFADYCDLLGNQAQKSALFSAPSDGDSV from the coding sequence ATGACTTATTCTGAGCGGCCAAAAAATCATCTTTCGACAGATCGTCTTCCGATTCGCTCTGATGTGGTTGATTTGCTTAGGCGCGCTGGTGTGGAATTCTTTCGATTCCCTCTGTCTCCTGAGGGTGAGGCAATGCAGGAATACTTCAAGTCGGATGATTATATTCATTGTCAGTTTACGTCCCCGGAAATATTGGAGTCAGGTTCTGCGCTCTTTCTCTTGCAATCATTTTTACAAGATGTACATCCAGACGATCGGGAATATATGTCTAGTGTTGCTCAGCGGCTGTTGGAAAGTGATGGTTTTGGTAATGACATCACTAGCCGGCCATTTCGTGGTGTTTCTCCCGAGGGTCGTTGGTCGTGGTACGAGGTGAGGATGACTGTTACTCGCCAGAAAGATCTCCTGATCTGCGAGGGACTAATGGTTAATGTCGATGTTCAACAGAAGTCATCGCTTTCACTGCAGTCAAGTCTCTTGTGTGATCAGCTTACTGGTTTGGGGAATTTAAAAAGTGCCTATGCACTCTTGAAAGATATTATCTCCACTGGGTTGCCTGTTTCTCTTGTATGGCTCGATTTGAAGGGTTTTGGTCGCCTCAATACTTATCTTGGCCGAGCAAAGGGTGACGAAATTCTACGTGCCACTGCCGACGTTTTAAAGGATTGGCTTCAGGATGGTGACTATTTAATTAGGCCTGACTCTGACGAGTTTCTGATTATTTTAAATGGACGCGATTCCAAGGCTGCGCATTCTGCTGCTCTTCATCTTGTCGAGCATTTGCCATCTCTATTGGAATTGCATGTTGATGGTTTTTATGGTCTCGGTTTTCACGCAGGCATCAGTTCATTTCCGGACCATGGAGACAATGAAGATTCCATCCTTTCCAATGCAGCATCTGCCTTGGATCAGGCACGGCGAATTAATTCTGTATCAGAACCAATTGTCATCTTTGGAGACGACATTACAACGAGAACGGCCGAATTATTGAATCTTGAACTCAGCCTGCGTCAAGCTGTTGTCAATGATGAATTTCGACTTGTTTTCCAGCCACAATGGAATGTCTCAGGGCAGATTGTTGGTGCTGAGGCTTTATTACGCTGGGATAGCGCAAGACTTGGCCCTGTCAGTCCGGGAGTTTTTATTCCACTTGCTGAGCAAACTGGTCAAATCCATTTAATTGGTGAGTGGGTCATAGAAGCTGCTTGCCGCGCTCTTTCTTCGTTCCATAGAGGTGTTGATAAAATACCTCCGCTGTCAATTAATATTTCGGCCAGTCAGCTTTCTTCTCGGCAGTATGATCTCGTGGAAACATTGTTGGTGAATCTGCAACGTTTTCGGGTCTCGCCTAAATCTATCCATGTAGAGATTACAGAATCTGGATTCTTAGACGACCTTGCTATTCGTCGGCTGAATGGCCTTCATGAGGCAGGTATCTGTCTTCATATCGACGATTTTGGAACAGGTTTTGCAAGCCTTTCAAGTCTTCTTTCTTTGCCGATCTATTCTTTGAAGTTGGATCAGAGCTTTGTTGCTCAGCTTCATTCTTTTGATTCCAGCAACCTTGAATCTGTTCCCTCTTTTGCTATTTTGAAGGCGAGCCTTGCTCTGTCTTCGTCGATTGGTGCTGAAGCGATTGTTGAAGGGGTTGAGGATTTCCGTCAGTTCGATGCCCTTCGCCGTATGGGCTACCAATTCTTCCAGGGATATTATTTCTCCAGGCCATTGGAATTTGCCGATTATTGTGATCTCTTGGGAAATCAAGCCCAAAAGTCTGCCCTCTTTTCTGCACCTTCTGATGGTGATTCTGTGTAA
- a CDS encoding vanadium-dependent bromoperoxidase 2, with product MTDQRKLTAQRVREDANALAAGRIHPRHQANGDEQRYESANYAMSFTKGLDHNTTTGLIEQSGDFEAFRSAIDNGFAEDFTRHVAVPRAEPRRKWEAPTAGTVYELQGPDPQAVTIPPAPALCSDELTFEMAEVYELALLRDLPFNAFVAGGGSAALADSTARLNSLAYAQDGFNRRPRTTNSSNQLDAQTVFRGSSPGVDQGPYLSQFMLIGNASPSEGITPEQGFINFGAQRIDQRVLEARQQDDYMMKWDDWHRVQQGYEVRADRFDPCKSSGPGQAFTGQRRFIHTPRDLATYVHVDALYQAYLNACLLLLGNGTAFDPGFDLLSGGGEGLLHDPAGGQKVPLNAGGFALWGGPHVLSLVTEVATRGLKAVRYQKFNNHLRLRPEALAARIEKAQEIESRFPTICGCFSEMASDLQQVVDLIRNHNQSLAGEATALLPMAFAEGSPMHPAYGAGHATVAGACVTILKAFFNTSALFVKINDVAGFHSKQHILARLKCGDSVEAGAYQETDCGKRLEFERCGSFHLIEGKYATFKPDGKTNQSCCPLTLEGELNKLAANISIGRNMAGVHYFSDYYDSLRMGEEIAIGILEEQALCYKTDPFVLSVPTFDGDVRRIGQR from the coding sequence ATGACAGATCAACGCAAACTCACGGCTCAACGCGTCCGAGAAGATGCCAATGCTTTAGCTGCCGGTCGCATTCACCCGCGCCATCAAGCCAATGGCGACGAACAGCGCTACGAATCCGCGAATTACGCGATGAGCTTCACCAAGGGGCTTGATCACAACACAACCACTGGCTTGATTGAGCAGTCAGGAGACTTTGAGGCGTTCCGTTCCGCCATTGACAATGGCTTTGCCGAGGACTTCACCCGGCATGTAGCGGTTCCGCGTGCTGAGCCCCGCCGTAAATGGGAGGCCCCGACTGCTGGCACGGTCTACGAACTGCAGGGACCTGATCCGCAGGCCGTCACCATTCCACCCGCTCCTGCTCTCTGCAGTGACGAACTGACCTTTGAAATGGCTGAGGTTTACGAACTGGCGCTGTTGCGTGATCTGCCCTTCAACGCCTTTGTTGCGGGCGGTGGCTCAGCAGCACTAGCTGATTCGACCGCTCGCCTCAACAGTCTTGCCTATGCCCAAGACGGCTTCAACAGACGGCCGCGTACCACCAACAGCAGCAATCAACTCGACGCGCAGACGGTCTTTCGTGGTTCCAGTCCGGGAGTTGATCAAGGCCCCTATCTCTCGCAATTCATGCTCATCGGCAATGCCAGTCCGAGCGAGGGCATCACGCCAGAGCAAGGCTTCATCAACTTCGGTGCCCAGAGGATTGACCAGCGTGTGCTGGAGGCGAGGCAGCAAGACGACTACATGATGAAGTGGGATGACTGGCACCGAGTTCAGCAGGGCTATGAAGTCCGAGCGGATCGTTTCGATCCCTGCAAGTCTTCGGGGCCGGGGCAGGCCTTCACCGGCCAGCGGCGATTTATCCATACACCTCGTGATCTAGCGACCTACGTCCATGTGGATGCGCTGTATCAGGCCTATCTCAATGCCTGCCTGCTGTTGCTAGGCAACGGCACCGCGTTTGATCCTGGGTTCGATCTGCTCTCAGGTGGAGGCGAAGGCCTGCTCCATGACCCTGCCGGTGGGCAGAAAGTGCCCTTGAATGCTGGTGGCTTTGCACTCTGGGGCGGCCCCCATGTGCTCAGCCTGGTAACGGAGGTGGCAACGCGTGGTCTCAAGGCCGTGCGCTACCAAAAGTTCAATAACCATCTGCGCCTTCGCCCTGAGGCCCTGGCTGCACGGATTGAAAAAGCGCAGGAGATCGAATCCCGCTTCCCCACGATCTGCGGTTGTTTCAGCGAGATGGCCAGCGACCTCCAACAAGTCGTCGATTTAATTCGCAATCACAATCAGTCGCTTGCGGGGGAAGCCACGGCTCTGCTGCCGATGGCTTTCGCGGAAGGTTCGCCGATGCACCCTGCCTATGGCGCCGGACACGCCACCGTTGCCGGCGCATGTGTGACCATTCTCAAAGCCTTTTTCAACACCTCAGCACTCTTCGTCAAGATCAACGATGTAGCTGGTTTCCACAGCAAGCAGCACATCTTGGCTCGCCTTAAGTGTGGTGATTCTGTTGAAGCCGGGGCCTACCAGGAGACCGACTGCGGCAAGAGGCTGGAGTTCGAACGATGTGGTTCCTTCCACTTAATTGAGGGGAAGTACGCCACATTCAAGCCAGATGGAAAAACAAACCAATCTTGCTGTCCCCTGACGCTGGAAGGTGAACTCAACAAGCTGGCTGCGAACATCTCGATTGGTCGCAATATGGCGGGCGTGCATTATTTCTCGGACTACTACGACAGCCTTCGTATGGGCGAGGAAATAGCCATAGGCATCCTCGAAGAGCAGGCTCTCTGCTACAAAACGGATCCCTTCGTACTCAGCGTGCCCACATTCGATGGTGATGTGCGTCGCATCGGTCAGCGATAG